A window of Strix aluco isolate bStrAlu1 chromosome 2, bStrAlu1.hap1, whole genome shotgun sequence contains these coding sequences:
- the DNAJC28 gene encoding dnaJ homolog subfamily C member 28 gives MLTNSIGRHLMVHQAMIPRKLKLFPCICGNRMFSGYKPKSSVKDSYKILELEEGCSLDDIRNSYRSLAKKYHPDSGSATADSEAFMKVEAAYRVVLSDVETKKKSNENNEEEEDQFKSKAPQHRHYLSFEGVGFGTPSQREKQYMQFRVDRATEQVLEYRKQRLENQYAVTDLMKAKDVRQSKKVKITQAVERLVEDLIQESMAKGDFDNLSGKGKPLQKFSDCPHIDPMTHNLNRILIDNGYQPEWILMQKEIRETIERLRRGLVASRSKLGGPMTPYRQKEWNHICEQFIEDIRKLNKRIDNFNLVVPILSRQMVHFSADKEIVRAQKTYEALMENREASNSDTKENEEENVKRFGWKSSLVKWLNLTLK, from the coding sequence ATGCTGACTAACAGCATAGGGCGTCACTTAATGGTACATCAAGCAATGATTCCAAGAAAACTGAAGCTGTTTCCCTGCATTTGTGGCAACAGAATGTTTTCGGGTTACAAACCTAAAAGCAGTGTCAAGGACTCTTACAAAATTCTTGAGCTTGAGGAAGGATGTTCCCTTGATGATATCAGAAACTCGTATCGAAGTCTTGCTAAAAAATACCATCCAGACAGCGGTTCTGCCACAGCTGATTCTGAAGCATTTATGAAAGTAGAAGCAGCGTACAGAGTCGTGCTCAGTGATGTGGAgaccaaaaagaaatcaaacGAGAAtaatgaagaggaggaagatcaGTTCAAATCAAAAGCACCACAGCATAGACACTACTTGAGTTTTGAAGGCGTTGGCTTTGGAACACCAagccaaagagaaaagcaatacATGCAGTTTCGAGTAGACCGTGCTACCGAACAAGTGTTGGAGTACCGGAAGCAGAGACTTGAAAACCAGTATGCTGTGACTGACCTAATGAAAGCCAAAGACGTGAGGCAGAGCAAAAAGGTGAAAATAACTCAGGCAGTTGAACGGTTGGTTGAGGACCTCATCCAGGAATCGATGGCGAAAGGAGACTTCGACAACCTCAGCGGCAAAGGAAAACCTTTGCAGAAATTTTCAGACTGTCCACATATCGACCCTATGACTCACAACTTGAACAGGATTCTGATAGACAATGGATACCAGCCAGAGTGGATCCTGATGCAGAAAGAAATACGGGAAACTATTGAGCGGTTAAGGAGGGGTCTAGTGGCATCTCGAAGTAAGCTTGGAGGGCCAATGACACCCTATAGGCAAAAGGAGTGGAATCATATTTGTGAGCAATTTATAGAAGATATCaggaaattaaacaaaagaattGACAACTTCAATTTAGTTGTTCCTATTCTGAGCAGACAAATGGTGCACTTCAGTGCAGACAAAGAAATTGTTCGAGCACAGAAGACTTACGAAGCTTTGATGGAAAACAGAGAGGCTTCTAATTCAGacacaaaggaaaatgaagaggaaaatgttaAAAGGTTTGGGTGGAAGTCTTCTCTAGTTAAGTGGTTAAACCTTACACTGAAATAA